The Rhodococcus sp. X156 genome window below encodes:
- a CDS encoding siderophore ABC transporter substrate-binding protein, which translates to MTSRTRRFRGAVAATGVALVAALTLTACGDDASANESGSSTLTIKHAQGETQVPTDPQKVAVLDFAVLDTLDTLGVPVAGVPKQALPPMLSKYADGKYADYGTNKTADAEAVAASAPDLIIVAGRSAASYAEMSKIAPTVDLTSDGDALEALKSTTTTVGQIFGKQDQASAALKKIDDQVAAAKKATAGKGDGLIVLVTGGKMSAFGAGSRFGLLHDALGVTPAAPELKVDIHGQSVSFEYIAETNPDWLFVIDRDAAIGQQSKAAMEVLDNPLVAKTTAWQKKQVVTLDGYRWYSLGSGLSNVSEMIKSVQDTFAK; encoded by the coding sequence ATGACAAGTCGTACCCGCCGCTTCCGCGGCGCCGTCGCCGCCACCGGCGTCGCCCTGGTCGCCGCGCTCACCCTCACGGCCTGTGGCGACGACGCCTCCGCCAACGAGTCGGGCAGCAGCACCCTCACCATCAAGCACGCCCAGGGCGAGACCCAGGTGCCGACCGACCCGCAGAAGGTCGCCGTGCTCGACTTCGCCGTGTTGGACACCCTGGACACCCTGGGCGTCCCGGTGGCCGGCGTTCCGAAGCAGGCCCTGCCCCCGATGCTGAGCAAGTACGCCGACGGCAAGTACGCCGACTACGGCACCAACAAGACCGCGGACGCCGAGGCCGTGGCCGCCTCCGCCCCCGACCTCATCATCGTCGCCGGCCGCAGCGCGGCCAGCTACGCCGAGATGAGCAAGATCGCCCCGACCGTGGACCTGACCAGCGACGGTGACGCGCTGGAGGCGCTGAAGAGCACCACCACCACCGTGGGCCAGATCTTCGGCAAGCAGGACCAGGCGAGCGCAGCGCTGAAGAAGATCGACGACCAGGTCGCAGCGGCCAAGAAGGCCACCGCAGGCAAGGGTGACGGCCTCATCGTGCTGGTCACCGGCGGCAAGATGAGCGCCTTCGGCGCGGGCTCGCGCTTCGGCCTGCTGCACGACGCCCTCGGCGTCACCCCCGCAGCACCCGAGCTCAAGGTCGACATCCACGGTCAGTCGGTCTCCTTCGAGTACATCGCCGAGACCAACCCCGACTGGCTGTTCGTCATCGACCGCGACGCCGCCATCGGCCAGCAGAGCAAGGCCGCCATGGAGGTGCTGGACAACCCGCTGGTCGCCAAGACCACCGCGTGGCAGAAGAAGCAGGTCGTCACCCTCGACGGCTACCGCTGGTACTCCCTCGGCAGCGGTCTGAGCAACGTCTCCGAGATGATCAAGTCCGTCCAGGACACCTTCGCCAAGTGA
- a CDS encoding ABC transporter permease, translated as MTLPSPVAVATGSTPVATRPSRDRLWLVLGTVAVVVLAGVSLFIGVSDVRPSTLWEGGSEAWEVLVISRVPRTLALVLAGASMAIAGLIMQMLARNKFVEPSTAGTVESATLGILVMTMLAPGLPVLAKMLGGAVFALIGTALFLRILRRLPTANTLLVPLVGLMLGGVIGAVCDFFAYRADLLQSLSAWTTGDFSAVIQGRYEMLWLAGLLAVIAYAVANRFTVAGLGETFTTNLGLNYRRVLTLGLSIVALVTAVVVVTVGAIPFLGLIVPNVVSMIVGDNARRGIPWVAVGGAGFVLACDIVARTVRYPFEMPIGTVVGVIGAAVFLFLLLRGTRRGPA; from the coding sequence GTGACGCTCCCGTCTCCCGTCGCAGTGGCCACCGGCAGCACGCCGGTGGCCACTCGGCCGTCTCGCGACCGTCTCTGGCTCGTGCTGGGGACGGTCGCGGTGGTGGTCCTGGCGGGGGTCAGCCTGTTCATCGGGGTGAGCGACGTCCGGCCGTCCACGCTGTGGGAGGGCGGCAGCGAGGCCTGGGAGGTGCTGGTGATCAGCCGCGTCCCGCGCACCCTGGCGCTGGTGCTGGCCGGCGCCTCCATGGCGATCGCCGGGCTGATCATGCAGATGCTCGCCCGCAACAAGTTCGTCGAGCCCTCCACCGCGGGCACCGTGGAGTCGGCCACCCTGGGCATCCTCGTCATGACCATGCTCGCCCCCGGCCTGCCGGTGCTGGCCAAGATGCTCGGCGGTGCGGTCTTCGCCCTGATCGGCACCGCGCTCTTCCTGCGCATCCTGCGCAGGCTGCCCACCGCCAACACCCTGCTCGTCCCGCTGGTGGGTCTGATGCTCGGCGGCGTGATCGGGGCGGTCTGCGACTTCTTCGCCTACCGCGCCGACCTCCTGCAGTCGCTGTCGGCCTGGACCACCGGCGACTTCTCCGCCGTCATCCAGGGTCGCTACGAGATGCTCTGGCTCGCCGGGCTGCTCGCCGTCATCGCCTACGCGGTGGCCAACCGGTTCACCGTGGCCGGCCTGGGCGAGACCTTCACCACCAACCTCGGGCTGAACTACCGCCGAGTCCTCACCCTGGGGCTGTCCATCGTCGCCCTGGTCACCGCGGTCGTGGTGGTGACCGTGGGCGCCATCCCCTTCCTCGGCCTGATCGTGCCCAACGTGGTCAGCATGATCGTGGGCGACAACGCCCGCCGCGGCATCCCCTGGGTGGCCGTGGGCGGTGCCGGCTTCGTGCTGGCCTGCGACATCGTGGCCCGCACCGTGCGCTACCCCTTCGAGATGCCCATCGGCACCGTGGTCGGCGTGATCGGTGCCGCCGTGTTCCTGTTCCTGCTGCTGAGAGGCACTCGCCGTGGCCCCGCCTGA
- a CDS encoding ABC transporter ATP-binding protein — protein sequence MSTPVLDLQGLAYAYPDGHQALFGVTLQVQRHERVALLGPNGAGKTTLVLHLNGILTAGAGTVTVGGLPVEKKHLAEIRRRVGIVFQDPDDQLFMGTVRQDVGFGPVNLGIRGAELDRRVLAALEQVGMAEHVDRPPHHLSFGQRRRVALATVLVMEPQVLVLDEPSSNLDPASRRELADILRSLDVTVLMVTHDLPYALELCPRSVVLSGGSIVADGPTYEVLTDDELMRAHRLELPFGFDPRSVGSAPHRAGAQDPLAPPDSGSARENLR from the coding sequence ATGAGCACGCCCGTGCTGGACCTCCAGGGGCTCGCCTACGCCTACCCCGACGGTCACCAGGCGCTCTTCGGGGTCACCCTGCAGGTCCAGCGCCACGAGCGGGTGGCGCTGCTGGGTCCCAACGGGGCCGGCAAGACCACCCTGGTGCTCCACCTCAACGGAATCCTCACCGCCGGCGCGGGCACGGTGACCGTCGGCGGGCTGCCGGTGGAGAAGAAGCACCTCGCGGAGATCCGGCGCCGCGTCGGCATCGTGTTCCAGGATCCCGACGACCAGCTCTTCATGGGCACCGTCCGCCAGGACGTCGGTTTCGGCCCAGTCAACCTCGGGATCCGCGGCGCTGAGCTCGACCGCCGCGTGCTGGCCGCGCTGGAGCAGGTCGGGATGGCCGAGCACGTCGACCGCCCGCCGCACCACCTGTCCTTCGGCCAGCGCCGCCGGGTCGCGCTGGCCACGGTGCTGGTGATGGAGCCACAGGTGCTCGTCCTCGACGAGCCGTCCTCCAACCTCGACCCGGCCTCGCGCCGCGAGCTCGCCGACATCCTTCGGTCGCTGGACGTGACCGTGCTGATGGTGACCCACGACCTGCCGTACGCGCTCGAGCTCTGCCCGCGCTCGGTCGTGCTCTCCGGAGGGTCGATCGTGGCCGACGGGCCGACGTACGAGGTGCTCACCGACGACGAGCTCATGCGCGCGCACCGGCTGGAGCTGCCGTTCGGCTTCGACCCACGTTCGGTGGGGTCGGCACCGCACCGGGCCGGGGCCCAGGACCCGCTGGCGCCGCCCGACTCCGGCAGTGCCCGGGAGAACCTGCGGTGA
- a CDS encoding succinate dehydrogenase/fumarate reductase iron-sulfur subunit, protein MSYDAHFQVWRGDAEGGELVDYTVEAIDGEVVLDVLHRLQATQCGDLAVRWNCKAGKCGSCSAEVNGRPKLLCMTRMSTFTEEETISVTPLRTFPVIRDLVTDVSYNYAKAREIPAFAPPDLEPGEYRMQQVDVERSQEFRRCIECFLCQDVCHVIRDHEDNKEAFAGPRFLIRAAELAMHPLDVRTDRAEVARDQQGIGLCNITKCCSEVCPEHIKITDNGIIPMKERVADRRYDPLVWLGSKIGLRKKD, encoded by the coding sequence ATGAGCTACGACGCGCACTTTCAGGTCTGGCGCGGTGACGCCGAGGGCGGCGAGCTGGTCGACTACACCGTGGAGGCCATCGACGGTGAGGTGGTGCTCGACGTCCTCCACCGGCTGCAGGCCACCCAGTGCGGCGACCTGGCCGTGCGGTGGAACTGCAAGGCGGGCAAGTGCGGCTCGTGCAGCGCCGAGGTCAACGGCCGCCCCAAGCTGCTGTGCATGACGCGGATGTCCACCTTCACCGAGGAGGAGACGATCAGCGTCACGCCTCTGCGCACCTTCCCGGTGATCCGCGACCTGGTCACCGACGTCTCCTACAACTACGCCAAGGCGCGGGAGATCCCCGCCTTCGCCCCTCCTGACCTGGAGCCCGGCGAGTACCGCATGCAGCAGGTGGACGTGGAGCGCTCGCAGGAGTTCCGCCGCTGCATCGAGTGCTTCCTCTGCCAGGACGTCTGCCACGTCATCCGCGACCACGAGGACAACAAGGAGGCCTTCGCCGGCCCGCGCTTCCTGATCCGCGCCGCCGAGCTGGCCATGCACCCGCTGGACGTCCGCACCGACCGGGCCGAGGTGGCTCGTGACCAGCAGGGCATCGGCCTGTGCAACATCACCAAGTGCTGCTCCGAGGTGTGCCCCGAGCACATCAAGATCACCGACAACGGGATCATCCCGATGAAGGAGCGGGTGGCCGATCGTCGCTACGACCCGCTGGTGTGGCTGGGCAGCAAGATCGGCCTGCGCAAGAAGGACTAG
- the cbiQ gene encoding cobalt ECF transporter T component CbiQ — protein MGAGHGHRLHYHGHSPVHRTPAHLKLAVLLGFMVLVVATPRQWYAVHLVWFLVLLGVIGASQVPALYLGKRMVVELPFVVFAALMPFVATGPRTEVLGLSVSQAGLVGAWALLAKGTLGVLASLTLAATTEPTAVLAGLRRLRAPALIVEIMGFMIRYLDVVTAEMGRMLVAMRSRGCDPRWPRHWPSLARSLGALFIRSYERGERVHLAMLSRGYTGTMPGADR, from the coding sequence GTGGGCGCCGGGCACGGGCACCGTCTGCACTACCACGGGCACAGCCCCGTCCACCGGACCCCCGCGCACCTGAAGCTCGCTGTCCTGCTGGGGTTCATGGTGCTCGTGGTGGCTACGCCGAGGCAGTGGTACGCCGTCCACCTGGTCTGGTTCCTGGTGCTCCTCGGGGTGATCGGTGCCTCCCAGGTGCCGGCGCTCTACCTCGGCAAGCGGATGGTGGTGGAGCTGCCCTTCGTGGTCTTCGCCGCGCTGATGCCGTTCGTAGCCACCGGCCCACGGACCGAGGTCCTGGGGCTCAGCGTCTCCCAGGCCGGGCTGGTGGGTGCGTGGGCCCTGCTCGCCAAGGGCACCCTGGGCGTGCTGGCCTCGCTGACGCTGGCGGCCACCACCGAGCCCACCGCAGTCCTCGCCGGGTTGCGGCGGCTGCGGGCACCCGCCCTGATCGTGGAGATCATGGGCTTCATGATTCGCTACCTCGACGTCGTCACCGCGGAGATGGGCCGGATGCTGGTGGCGATGCGCTCCCGCGGGTGCGACCCACGGTGGCCGCGCCACTGGCCGAGCCTCGCCCGGTCGCTGGGCGCGCTGTTCATCCGCTCCTACGAGCGCGGCGAACGGGTCCATCTCGCGATGCTCTCGCGCGGCTACACCGGGACCATGCCTGGGGCGGACCGATGA
- a CDS encoding ABC transporter ATP-binding protein, with protein sequence MITIDNVTKRYGHTTVVDGVSLQIARGGITSIIGANGAGKSTLLAMMSRLLPMDSGVITVDDLDVSQAKSRVLATRMAILRQDNHVTVRLTVRDLVAFGRFPHSGGRLTVEDKRHIDESVAYLGLQDLADRYLDELSGGQRQRAFVAMVLCQDTDYVLLDEPLNNLDMKHSAAMMQLLRRAARELGKTIVIVIHDINFASCYSDHIVAMRNGAVCCQGSPAEIMTTDCLRGVFDMEIAIEQVGGHLLGLYYTSGAETPAG encoded by the coding sequence GTGATCACCATCGACAACGTCACCAAGCGCTACGGCCACACCACCGTGGTCGACGGGGTCTCGCTGCAGATCGCCCGCGGCGGGATCACCTCGATCATCGGCGCCAACGGTGCCGGCAAGTCCACCCTGCTGGCCATGATGAGTCGGCTGCTGCCGATGGACTCCGGGGTGATCACCGTGGACGACCTGGACGTCTCCCAGGCCAAGAGCCGCGTGCTGGCCACCCGGATGGCCATCCTCCGCCAGGACAACCACGTCACCGTGCGGCTGACCGTGCGCGACCTGGTGGCCTTCGGCCGGTTCCCGCACAGCGGCGGCCGGCTCACCGTGGAGGACAAGCGCCACATCGACGAGTCCGTGGCGTACCTGGGCCTGCAGGACCTGGCCGACCGCTACCTCGACGAGCTCTCCGGCGGCCAGCGGCAGCGGGCGTTCGTCGCCATGGTGCTGTGCCAGGACACCGACTACGTGTTGCTGGACGAGCCGCTGAACAACCTGGACATGAAGCACTCCGCGGCCATGATGCAGCTGCTGCGCCGGGCGGCCCGGGAGCTGGGCAAGACCATCGTGATCGTCATCCACGACATCAACTTCGCGTCCTGCTACTCCGACCACATCGTCGCCATGCGCAACGGCGCGGTGTGCTGCCAGGGCTCGCCCGCGGAGATCATGACCACCGACTGCCTGCGTGGTGTCTTCGACATGGAGATCGCCATCGAGCAGGTGGGTGGGCACCTGCTGGGGCTGTACTACACCAGCGGCGCCGAGACCCCGGCCGGCTGA
- a CDS encoding DUF6458 family protein encodes MGIGAGIFLLAVGAILKFALDVQVQGVDLQVVGIILMIVGVLGIILDLAILMPRRRRRDDYVAPADVDEYGRPLRRPRDY; translated from the coding sequence ATGGGCATCGGAGCCGGAATCTTCCTGCTTGCGGTAGGTGCGATCCTGAAGTTCGCGCTGGACGTGCAGGTACAGGGAGTCGACCTGCAGGTCGTCGGCATCATCCTCATGATCGTCGGTGTCCTCGGCATCATCCTGGACCTGGCGATCCTGATGCCCCGGCGTCGCCGTCGCGACGACTACGTGGCCCCCGCCGACGTCGACGAGTACGGCCGCCCGCTGCGTCGTCCGCGCGACTACTGA
- a CDS encoding NDMA-dependent alcohol dehydrogenase has product MKTKGAILWGLNEPWSVEEIEIGDPHAGEVTVELVASGMCHSDHHVVTGATPSTFPFLGGHEGAGVVTKVGPGVTGLQEGDHVVSSFIPSCGHCPACSSGHQNLCDLGGSLLGGASISDGSFRIQARGQNVSAMVLLGTFSPYMTVNQASVVKIEKDIPLEVAALVGCGVTTGFGSATNVANVQVGDTVVVIGCGGVGINAVQGAAASGAKRVVVVDPVEFKREQAMEFGATHAYATAQEAMEKVYEMTWGRGADKSIVCIGHIHGEDVDTAVSIIGKGGTAVITGMGDIADMDVKLNLFTFTMLQKDLKGNIFGGANPRVEIPKLLSLYQEGQLKLDELVTNTYKLEDINQGYQDMFDGKNLRGVIRYTDADR; this is encoded by the coding sequence GTGAAGACTAAGGGCGCAATCCTCTGGGGACTCAACGAGCCGTGGTCGGTCGAGGAGATCGAGATCGGTGACCCGCACGCGGGAGAGGTGACCGTCGAGCTCGTCGCCTCCGGGATGTGCCACTCCGACCATCACGTCGTCACCGGGGCCACGCCGAGCACGTTCCCCTTCCTGGGCGGGCACGAGGGCGCGGGCGTGGTCACCAAGGTCGGTCCGGGCGTCACCGGGCTGCAGGAGGGCGACCACGTGGTCAGCTCCTTCATCCCCTCCTGTGGCCACTGTCCGGCCTGCTCCTCGGGCCACCAGAACCTCTGCGACCTCGGTGGCTCGCTCCTCGGCGGCGCGTCGATCAGCGACGGCTCGTTCCGCATCCAGGCGCGCGGTCAGAACGTCTCCGCCATGGTCCTGCTCGGCACGTTCTCGCCGTACATGACCGTCAACCAGGCGTCGGTGGTCAAGATCGAGAAGGACATCCCGCTGGAGGTGGCGGCACTGGTCGGCTGCGGCGTCACCACCGGCTTCGGCTCGGCCACCAACGTGGCCAACGTCCAGGTGGGCGACACCGTGGTGGTCATCGGCTGCGGTGGCGTGGGCATCAACGCCGTCCAGGGTGCGGCCGCCTCCGGGGCCAAGCGCGTTGTCGTCGTCGACCCGGTGGAGTTCAAGCGCGAGCAGGCCATGGAGTTCGGTGCCACGCACGCCTACGCCACCGCCCAGGAGGCGATGGAGAAGGTCTACGAGATGACGTGGGGCCGCGGCGCCGACAAGTCGATCGTCTGCATCGGCCACATCCACGGCGAGGACGTCGACACCGCCGTGTCCATCATCGGCAAGGGCGGCACGGCCGTCATCACCGGCATGGGCGACATCGCCGACATGGACGTCAAGCTCAACCTCTTCACCTTCACCATGTTGCAGAAGGACCTCAAGGGCAACATCTTCGGTGGTGCCAACCCCCGGGTGGAGATCCCCAAGCTGCTCTCGCTCTACCAGGAGGGCCAGCTCAAGCTGGACGAGCTGGTCACCAACACCTACAAGCTCGAGGACATCAACCAGGGCTACCAGGACATGTTCGACGGCAAGAACCTGCGCGGCGTCATCCGCTACACCGACGCCGACCGCTAG
- a CDS encoding iron chelate uptake ABC transporter family permease subunit, whose product MAPPEALTAPQRTRSRTVAGLLGSDGVRLALLGLLALVSVVAFLTLGVRGNWSYVLERRAVVVVTMVVVGYAIALSTVLFQTVTNNQILTPSIMGFDSLYLLMQTVAAFFIGATATATADPISRFGVEVAFMVVFSLLLYRWLLVGMQRSMHLLVLVGIICGVFFRSISSFLQRLMDPAAFIVLQDSFFADFSRVDRRLLVVSALVVVVISVLAWRMLAKLDVMALGRETAVNLGVDHRRTLLTVLVMVTLLVSVATALVGPTTFFGLLVAHLAYRLMRSHKHRVTVPAAALVSVITLVGGQTVLERVFRSDTSLSIIVDFLGGLVFIFLLLRRSTP is encoded by the coding sequence GTGGCCCCGCCTGAGGCACTGACGGCACCGCAGCGCACGCGCTCCCGGACGGTTGCCGGCCTGCTCGGCTCCGACGGCGTCCGGCTGGCCCTGCTCGGGCTGCTGGCGCTGGTGTCGGTGGTCGCGTTCCTCACCCTGGGTGTGCGAGGCAACTGGTCGTACGTGCTGGAGCGGCGTGCCGTGGTGGTGGTGACCATGGTGGTGGTCGGCTACGCCATCGCGCTGTCCACCGTGCTGTTCCAGACCGTCACCAACAACCAGATCCTCACTCCGTCCATCATGGGCTTCGACTCCCTCTACCTGCTGATGCAGACGGTGGCGGCGTTCTTCATCGGCGCCACGGCCACCGCCACGGCCGACCCCATCAGCCGCTTCGGCGTCGAGGTGGCGTTCATGGTGGTGTTCTCGCTGCTGCTCTACCGCTGGCTGCTGGTGGGCATGCAGCGCAGCATGCACCTGCTGGTGCTGGTGGGCATCATCTGCGGCGTCTTCTTCCGCAGCATCTCCAGCTTCCTGCAGCGACTGATGGACCCAGCGGCGTTCATCGTGCTGCAGGACAGCTTCTTCGCCGACTTCTCCCGCGTGGACCGGCGCCTGCTCGTGGTCAGCGCACTCGTGGTCGTGGTGATCAGCGTGCTGGCCTGGCGCATGCTCGCCAAGCTGGACGTGATGGCGCTGGGCCGGGAGACCGCGGTCAACCTCGGCGTCGACCACCGCCGCACGCTGCTCACGGTGCTGGTGATGGTCACCCTGCTGGTGTCGGTGGCCACCGCCCTGGTCGGGCCCACCACGTTCTTCGGCCTGCTGGTGGCGCACCTGGCCTACCGGTTGATGCGCTCGCACAAGCACCGGGTGACGGTGCCCGCCGCCGCCCTCGTCTCGGTGATCACCCTGGTCGGTGGCCAGACCGTGCTCGAGCGGGTCTTCCGCTCCGACACCAGCCTGTCCATCATCGTCGACTTCCTCGGCGGCCTGGTCTTCATCTTCCTGCTCCTGCGGAGGTCCACCCCGTGA
- a CDS encoding PDGLE domain-containing protein, translating into MKTRTFYVCALVAALLLAGVASYYASAHPDGLEHVAERTGFADTAEDSAAADSPLADYQVSGVDDERVSVGLAGVTGVFVVLLLAGGIAWGVRRRGPAAEQDDEGVPASSQR; encoded by the coding sequence ATGAAGACTCGCACCTTCTACGTCTGCGCCCTGGTGGCGGCGCTGCTCCTGGCCGGCGTGGCCAGCTACTACGCCAGCGCCCACCCGGACGGGCTGGAGCACGTCGCCGAGCGGACCGGGTTCGCCGACACCGCCGAGGACTCCGCGGCGGCCGACAGCCCGCTCGCCGACTACCAGGTCAGCGGGGTCGACGACGAGCGGGTCAGCGTCGGGCTGGCCGGGGTCACCGGGGTGTTCGTCGTCCTGCTGCTGGCCGGCGGGATCGCCTGGGGAGTGCGCCGCCGCGGCCCCGCCGCCGAGCAGGACGACGAGGGCGTCCCCGCCTCGTCGCAGCGCTAG
- a CDS encoding fumarate reductase/succinate dehydrogenase flavoprotein subunit, whose protein sequence is MAADVEQHDFDVVIIGAGGAGLRAAIAARESGMRTAVVCKSLLGKAHTVMAEGGIAASMGNANSKDSWQVHFRDTMRGGKFLNSWRMAELHAREAPERVWELETYGALFDRTPDGRISQRNFGGHEYPRLAHVGDRTGLELIRTMQQKIVSLQQEDLAASGDAESRIRVFQECTVTELLRDPSGAIAGAFGYWRETGRFLRLDAPAVVLATGGIGKSFKVTSNSWEYTGDGHALALRAGATLVNMEFVQFHPTGMVWPPSVKGILVTESVRGDGGVLRNSEGSRFMFDYVPAVFRGQYAESEEEADRWYDDADNNKRPPELLPRDEVARAINTEVKEGRGSPHGGVFLDIATRRDAAEIMRRLPSMHHQFKELADVDITSEPMEVGPTCHYVMGGVQVDPDTGAAVGAPGLFAAGEVSGGMHGSNRLGGNSLSDLLVFGCRAGIGAAEHVKRLDGQRPQVEQEAVDAAAATALAPFEEDGGENPYTLYQDLQQTMNDLVGIIRKADEMQEALSRLEQVKGRAEHLTVEGHRQFNPGWHLALDLRNMLLVSECVARAALLREESRGGHTRDDFPTMDPQWRRKNLLCSAVDGKVDIVEQVMEPMRPDLQELFTREELAKYLTDEELETVREDQ, encoded by the coding sequence ATGGCTGCCGACGTGGAGCAGCACGACTTCGACGTGGTGATCATCGGCGCCGGCGGAGCGGGCCTGCGGGCGGCGATCGCCGCCCGCGAGTCCGGGATGCGCACCGCGGTGGTGTGCAAGTCGCTGCTCGGCAAGGCGCACACGGTGATGGCGGAGGGCGGCATCGCCGCCAGCATGGGCAACGCCAACAGCAAGGACAGCTGGCAGGTGCACTTCCGCGACACCATGCGCGGGGGCAAGTTCCTCAACTCCTGGCGGATGGCCGAGCTGCACGCGCGGGAGGCGCCGGAACGGGTGTGGGAGCTGGAGACCTACGGGGCCCTGTTCGACCGCACCCCGGACGGCCGGATCAGCCAGCGCAACTTCGGGGGGCACGAGTACCCGCGGCTGGCCCACGTCGGCGACCGCACGGGCCTGGAGCTCATCCGCACCATGCAGCAGAAGATCGTGTCGCTGCAGCAGGAGGACCTGGCCGCCTCCGGCGACGCCGAGAGCCGCATCCGGGTGTTCCAGGAGTGCACCGTCACCGAGCTGCTGCGCGACCCCTCCGGTGCCATCGCCGGTGCGTTCGGCTACTGGCGGGAGACCGGCCGGTTCCTCCGCCTCGACGCCCCCGCCGTGGTGCTGGCCACCGGCGGCATCGGCAAGTCGTTCAAGGTGACGTCCAACTCCTGGGAGTACACCGGCGACGGCCACGCGCTGGCCCTGCGCGCGGGCGCCACGCTGGTGAACATGGAGTTCGTCCAGTTCCACCCCACCGGCATGGTGTGGCCGCCGTCGGTCAAGGGAATCCTGGTCACCGAGTCGGTCCGTGGCGACGGTGGGGTGCTGCGCAACTCCGAGGGCAGCCGCTTCATGTTCGACTACGTGCCCGCCGTCTTCCGCGGCCAGTACGCGGAGTCGGAGGAGGAGGCCGACCGCTGGTACGACGACGCGGACAACAACAAGCGCCCACCGGAGCTGCTGCCGCGGGACGAGGTGGCCCGGGCGATCAACACCGAGGTCAAGGAGGGGCGGGGCTCCCCGCACGGCGGGGTGTTCCTGGACATCGCCACCCGGCGTGACGCCGCGGAGATCATGCGCCGCCTGCCGTCGATGCACCACCAGTTCAAGGAGCTCGCCGACGTCGACATCACCAGCGAGCCGATGGAGGTCGGACCGACCTGCCACTACGTGATGGGCGGGGTGCAGGTGGACCCGGACACCGGTGCCGCGGTGGGGGCGCCGGGGCTCTTCGCCGCGGGAGAGGTCTCCGGCGGCATGCACGGCTCCAACCGCCTCGGCGGCAACTCGTTGTCGGACCTGCTGGTGTTCGGCTGCCGGGCCGGGATCGGTGCCGCCGAGCACGTGAAGCGGCTGGACGGGCAGCGGCCGCAGGTGGAGCAGGAGGCGGTGGACGCGGCGGCGGCGACCGCGCTGGCCCCGTTCGAGGAGGACGGCGGGGAGAACCCGTACACGCTGTACCAGGACCTGCAGCAGACCATGAACGACCTGGTCGGCATCATCCGCAAGGCCGACGAGATGCAGGAGGCGCTGTCCCGGCTGGAGCAGGTCAAGGGCCGTGCCGAGCACCTGACCGTGGAGGGGCACCGGCAGTTCAACCCGGGCTGGCACCTGGCGCTGGACCTGCGGAACATGCTGCTGGTCAGCGAGTGCGTGGCCCGGGCGGCCCTGCTGCGCGAGGAGAGCAGGGGCGGGCACACCCGGGACGACTTCCCGACGATGGATCCCCAGTGGCGGCGCAAGAACCTGCTCTGCTCGGCCGTGGACGGCAAGGTCGACATCGTCGAGCAGGTGATGGAGCCGATGCGCCCGGACCTGCAGGAGCTGTTCACCCGCGAGGAGCTCGCGAAGTACCTGACCGACGAGGAGCTCGAGACCGTCCGGGAGGACCAATGA